The genomic interval GTACGGGACGCTTGGTTTTTACCCCAAATTCCTTTTGGATCTTTTGTCATCTCATGTCATTTCTTATGCTGGATGCATGCTGCAGGGTTTTGTGATACATTCATCGATTTGCTGTGATTTTTCTATCTTGACCCTGATGGCATATGACAGATATTTGGCCATATGTCAACCTTTAACCTACCACTCATTCATGACAAAACAGAGAgtcacagtgtttgtgtttttctcgtGGCTCATACCTCTTTTTTGTATGTTTATGAACACAGTAACATTATTAGGATTGAGTTTATGTGGCTCACACGTGAAGAAGATCTACTGTGTGAACTGGATGATATTTACTCTTACCTGCTCGCCACCCGCAGCAAACATTGGAGTCACATATTTTaatcttctgttttatttagcGCATTTTTGGTTTATTATCTGGACTTATGTGTATTTGATAAGAACATGCTTAAGATCCACAGAAAACTGGGGGAGGTTTATGCAAACATGTTTGCCGCATTTGATCTCTCTTGCCACTTTTACCATATCTGTCCTTTTAGATATACTGTACATGAGATTTGGGTCACCGAGTTTATCTCAGGATCTCAGTAATTTTATGGCAATGGAGTTTCTTCTTATTCCTCCAGCTTTGAATCCATTTGTGTATGGATTCAAACTTACCAAGATTCGCAACAAATTTGTGAATTTAGTTTATATTAAAAGGAAAGTTTCAAAGTGTCAACCCATggattttcacattaaaagtgagCTCTCTGAAACTGTGACATAAACATGGAAAAGAAGTCACTGCCTTTATGTCAAAAAAGGGCAATTATGTGGAAAATAGATTTAAtcctgaacttttttttttcttctattcttttttttgttagttGATAGTGTTTAACAGAATGTTGGTGATGTCGAATATATCAGTGATTCTGGGACAGTCTGTTCCTTTTAAAACTGTACAAATATTCTCAGCAGTAATAAATGTTCTCTTATTCTGTCTTCACGTGTTACAATATGGTGCATGTTTCAAAAAATTTCTGTCAAGCATTTAAACTGTTCTGATATTGAGTAAATATTTGTAATTGTCCAATGATCATAGATAGCTATAAActaaaataactgcatgttaaaGAAATCACGTTCTATCCAATAAATGATCCACAACTAAatctttgtttgcatttatcaTGTTTATCAACAGGTCTGATACTCCATATGTCAACATAACACATACAGTCAGATGTGTTGACATGCCAATgctttttttatctccatattttTTATGCAGTTCTTAAATTTCAGATATAGGAAGTTTAAATATGTAACATATTCAAAACATGGaaagtgaaggtgaaggtgaatGATCATTTTCATTCTCTTATTTTGTTGTGAACCATGCCCAGCACAGAGAAAATAGACCGGACTCCTGCTCtctacagctgctttcagacatgcaatgaCATGCCCCATGAGGCCTTGAGCCATCACCTGTAATCTGTCAAAGTATGAAATGTTCTCTCTAGCTCCTGTCACTCAGCTGTGTCACTTTTATGCAGGTTAGACCGATCAAGCAGACACAGACTTGACTGAAACCACAAAGTCCGGCTTGCGTAAGCTGCTGGCGGGCTCGAGACTTTGCAAGGCAGGCAGACTGGTAAACTGCACAGACAGAAATGATGTTTTAAACAAGATTCAGAATTAGCTGGCTTAGATGAGTTGGTCGGACAAGACGAGATTTCACTGTTACAACAAACAGTTATACAGAGAGTTGATCCGGCAGGGGCTGAAGATCAGTGAAGAGCAGATATACTGGAAACCATGGGAGCTTGATCCCTGAGGTCGAGCAGGCAGAATAGACGGAGCTGACAGAATGGAGGGGTGTCAGGAAACACAGACAGTCTGACAGGCTCTCACAGATGGCATTGAGACAAGCTGTCAGAAATGTCCTGGGATCAATGGGTGACAGCCCTATACCACTTCCACTTTAGATATACTTGTTCATCTCCCATCCACCATCCAACCAGAAGCCCTATATAGACTTTGCACTCCAACCCTCATCAACACCATAGCGTCCTCTCTGGGGATAAGTCCCCTAATTCATAGGACTGCTCCCATTGTGTTCTCCCTCCAATGGGAGTCAAACGACAAAGACTATTCCgcttgtttaaaaataaatgtgatttccTTCATTCATTCTcattttgcaagctgggcccccccaaaaCTGGTAAGGGGTTGttgggcccccccccccgcgccgcCCGCCACCACCGCCCTCAACTACACCACAATATATAGATAGAAAGCTTGGAGACAGTgctatgcttggagatggtggattgttgttgctggaggccatcacgTTTACCTTTTAAAGAAGTCAACTGGCTTCTCTTTCAAGTCGGGGTGTTTGGTgtcgaggtgcctttttaatttgcatggcttcatgctgtcaaTCGCCAGCACCTCAGCACACAAAacactgaggacgttgctcagtcgtgccagtgagggtgaaaacaaactgcaaatagctctcctcatatttgcgaagctttggcttcttcgcaactgccgcatcggttgcctgacttttacgaatcagaaacttgtccatagttgtgtttgtttgctgatacagtgtgtgatgttaataaagttctaattgcaacgtcgtggtcttgtgagtgtgtttgtatgtgtggctttgagcgacttgcacacgaataatgaataagtcaaaacgaacagtacacaatgtagacagggacagcacagaatattattcaagtgctggtgttttatttgttgcaacacggtggatggttgaagatgtaaaggtaggtgtaaaggagaaaagggctagctgcagttagaagacgttagctagctagaaggctagctcttggggctatgagctttctaaaaaagactggagcaaattactccttagattaggctacgaataggcctgctgcaagtgcaggaaggtattactaaggaaggattgaatctttaaaaagactgtttataaagcaatgaatatctgaattatagaggaaacaagagcaatcgcacaaactctgcagggtttcgtctcagtgagggtgagtgctgaccatgcctgcagttacttttaaaCTCAGAAGCGTACGTGCAACTCACGTTCAAAttataacactcctcttttgattggtggatcaggaacgaaacagtatttgatttgtttgtgtcagtccagcccctagaatttcgccactgagggagcttcttttttttttttttggtctgtgacattgcgccccccctggagagtgtccgcgccccccactttgagaaccactgatctatgcgtctctcctgattgaaaaaACTTTCAGGAAGGATTGCTTTAGTCTTTAGTGTCCTGTCGCGATCAGTTGTAAATCTGGATACTGACCAATCATCATAGGGCAAGGAGATGGGGAAAATCAGCCCCCAGTAGGAAAACCTTAAAAAAGATACGGACCTCTTTGTCTAGAGACAAGTGTCAAAGGTTTTTCGCTTGTTAAACTCCATTCGCTCCAGTTAATTGAGAACTACCTCGCAACTGCACTCTAGGTGATTTGCAGCTATTTTTGGTGAAACGGgataaacaggaagtggacagcAGGCTCTCCATAGAGGCTCTCCATAGATGGCCTCTGGTATTACCTTGGTAATTGCTGTGTTCACAGATTGATGATTAGTGATGAAGGGTTTCCAGAccattgattggttggttttaATTCCCAGTTTGTACGCGACTGACTTCAGAGAAGACACAAAGTGAGACGACTGGACAGACTCTGTGTTAATCTTGCAGATATACTACAAAAGGAGCAAAGTCAAGTTTTCTTTCTATCTATGATGGCTAATGTCTCTGTGATAACAATATTCTATCTTTCAGGTTTAAATGACAAAGCCAACAGCAGGtttattctcttctttctcAGTTTGTTATGTTACTGTTTCATTTTGCTTGTAAATATAACTCTTATTGTGACCATCATCTTGGATAAAAACCTCCATGAACCAATGTATATTCTGCTGTGTGCATTTTGCATGAATGGACTTTATGGAACAACAGGTTTCTTCCCCAAGTTTCTGTGGGATCTGCTCGCTCCTGTTCATGTCATCTCTTACTCTGGATGTCTTCTTCAGGCTCAAGTACTGTACTCGTTTGCCTGCAGTGATCTCTTCATTCTTGCAGTAATGGCCTATGACAGATATGTGGCTATATGTCGACCACTGCAGTATCACTCTATCATGTCAAAGCAAAGACTCATGAAGTTAGTGTGTTTCTCGTGGTTTACACCTTTCTGCATTATAGGCGCGAATATTTGTTTAACGTCAAGACTGAAGTTATGCAGCCCGTATATTGCCAGACTGTTCTGCGTGAATTGGCTCATTGTTGCACTTGCTTGTTTCCAAGCTGAAACTATGGTTAACAGCATAGTTGCATATATTACAATACTCATTTATGTATTTCATGGTGTATTTATAGTTTGgtcgtatatatatattattagaaCATGTGTAAATTCTATAGAAAACAGGGCAAAGTTCATGCAAACATGTGTGCCACATTTATTCTCTTTGATCACTTTTGTTTTCGCAATACTTTTTGATATTATGAATATccgatttgatttgaaaaaattaCCTCAAccctttaaaaactttattgcAATAGAATTTCTTGTCATACCTCCACTCATGAATCCTCTCATTTATGGTTTCAAATTGACCAAAATTCGGAATAGACTTCGCGAAATtgttactttaaaaaacaagttaagtcttgGTGTACATTAAGGAAACTTAAAACTAGTTTTTAttgcacatattttaaatatgcaCTGCCGAACCAGCTGTTATTTTGAAGTTAGTTATATATCtacctttttattttcagttgaaATTGGTATTGATGTGTTAGAATATTCTTTATGCTCAAGGTTTACGTGGATGAATCCTCTGCCTGTTTTATTTAGTACTCTTATAATATAATTTTCTATTaccattttgtatttttgtattttcaaaattaccattaatttgaatatgtatttaaatgtacTAAAGTTCTTTGTTGAGAAATGATGTGAATTTTTCAGTAAATAATAATTGATCTGTTCATTTTGTGGTGGGGGATTAAGATATTTTTgcacaaaaaatgtattattgaaGAAACCAGATTTGCTAAAGGAGAGAGATGGAAGTAGTCAATGTTCAATGAGTATTCAGGCCTAATATACAGTAACACAATGGTAAAAAAAAGCTGTCACAATATCAGTAACAGACAAAACCAACGTTTTTACTCCCCACGTTGATTATTCCCTGAGATTTAAACAAGGGGATGGAAATAAAACGTAATTTGAAAGCCAGATAAAGTGAGATGTGTTATTTCATTGCAGCTTATATTCACTGTTCAATTCTACCAAGTCGTTGTGATTGTTAAAATGGAAAACCATGGTGATGTTTGTATAATTCCATTTCAATCATTTTAATAATCTGAATAATCTCAGAAATCTGTTGAATAAAGCACATGTTGCCTCTTTGAATACATCCTATAATAACATACATATTCTGTATGAAAGACAGATTACATATACAGTGAAGATCAATAAGCTTTGATTATAGTTTTCAAGCCGTTAGAGCCAGAATAATGTCAACATGAACATGTGTAAATCATTGTTAATCAGGAAATCAAATGCTTCAACCATCACATTTAAATTATCAACACTATGTCTGACACTGAAAAGGACAGTAGACAAATGATAAAGATGCATATGAAACTACATTAACTGGGTTTAACTTTGTTACCAGCAGGACAATATATCAAAGCTGACTTTGTTTGTTCTcagcatataaaaaaaataaagtcaacTCAGATGTTAttgaattaaaagaaaaacatagatAAAGGGGCTTTCAGATAcaatttaaaattgtatttaaaagCCAGGAACAGACCAACACTATTTCCCTACAGCTTGACACTTCCTTCCCTCTGTTAAATCACATGGAATAAATCTTGGTCTTGGTTTTGGAGTTGATTTAAGACTGAAGATTGGCAAACATATTAATAAGATACTATATTTACAACCCTTGCAGAGAGTTCGCAGACCAGTCTCTCTTGCATCAAGGTGGCTGGATCAGGAGAGGTGAGCCGCGGGTGGGGTTAGCGCTACCTGGACACAAGCCAGGGCTTGGGTGAGGGTGTCTGATCGTTGAAAGACCCGAAACACCAAATTATCTCAGGTAACATCACTGACGATGTGTCCAGGTGTATCACAAGGTGATGTATTTCAAAAGCTTTTGTCTGTAACAACCAGTGACTACTAATAACAGACTGCtgaaagatggagagacagtGAACAGCCTGGAGAGATGGCCAGGGGCATTTAGGTTTAGCAGGCCGACCTGCATCTTCTGAGAGGGAGAACCCACAGCAAGCTACAGATCAAACTAGGGACAAATATCCAAAGGGATgcccggagggggggggggggggggggtcatatgGACCAatggacacagacagatggCAAAGGAAATACAACGTCGAGTACGGACTGTATTTGCAGTAAGGTGTATAAGAACCTGCATGACCTGAAGATCCATCAAGCCAGGATGAAATGTGTGCAGATGGTGCAAGTGGCACAGTGCTCAGGAATTACCCCTGGTGAGACACAGGAGGAGCTAATTCTGGAGTCAACCCACAGTGCCCAGAGCCTCCAGGTGTCACTAACCCTAGATCCACGCAGAGTAATAGAACATCAGCGGGTCAAGTAGACCCAAGCTAACAGGGAGAAGGAGTGGCTCCAGTTCGACGAATACGCAGATTCCATCCTAGAAGCAACGGCCAACTGTGAAGCAGACCGGTGCATCCAGTCAATGAGAACCATCATTGTCAGCCTAGCAGCTGAGAGGTCTgggctggaggagaagagagcagCGAAACTCCCATACACCATAAACAACAGAGCGAATAAGATCCACCAGCTCAGGCAGGAGCTGAAGAGTTTAGGGTGGCCGTTCAAGGaggcaaaggaggaggagaagggaccTCTCACCGAGCTGTGTGGCATCCTCCACAAGAAGCTCACAACCTTGAGGAGGGCCGAGTGGCATAGAtgggggaggaaagagagggcCAGGAAGCGAACTGCCTTTCTAGCAAAACCATTTGAGTTTACAAAACAGCTGCTCGGGTAGAACCTGCTCCAAAGCTGAGATCGACCTCCACCCCAGAGATACCTTCAGTGATGAATCTAGGGAGCAAGATCTGGGCCACTTTAAGTCCTTGATTAATCCACCTGCACCAACTATGGACATCGACGGGAAGGAGCCCAGCTGGAAGGGGGTCAAGAAGGCAAGAGCAAGCTCAGCTCCAGGACAGAGTGGGGTACTTTACAAGGTATACAAGAACTACCCAAGGTTACTCTTCAGGCTCTGAAGGATCCTAAAGGTGATCTGGAGGAGAGGCAAGGTAGCTCATCAGTGGAGGCATACAGACGGCATGTGGATTCCAAAGGAGGCAGAGTCGAAGATCCTTATCCTTCGACCAGCTTGTGGGATCCATATCCCACAAGCAAGACTGAAGATTGGCAAACATATTTATAAGATACtatatttacaataaacacTGCTATGCATACGTTCCAAGCTCAAATAAATTCTCTCTATTTCGGTCACTCAGGAAAGAATTTCCTGTTTTCATATCCTCCCACGTTGATCACTGCAATTTGTTTGGTAGGCACTCGTTCTTGGTCATTTAACTCCAACTTGTAATAGATGTGAAAACTCCCATTCTTGCCTTCAGCCTCATACACATGTAATATTGTCTCTAGAGAAGAAATAGTAAGAAAATAAACGTCCGTCTCAAGTTGGGTTCAAAATTGACAATATTAGGAAGGTTTAGTTTATACTGGGCATGAAAGGTTCAGGTATGAGTTGGTGGacaaatatttagaaaaataagGTGGGGGTGAATCTCCAGGTGCTTTCAGGTATTaccttgtttattttgtatccaGTGGTGATTAAACACATTAATGTTTGATGATGAAAGCTCTCTTCCAGTCCACTGATTGGTTGGTTTAAATCCCCAGCTCATGCACTGCCGTTTCCAGTCAAGATACTAATAACAGTGAGATGAGGGTTCACTGAACAGAAAACAGACGAAATAACTATATATCATTTAAAGCTTCTATTCATAATGGATAATGTCTCTGTGATAACAATATTCTATCTTTCAGGTTTAACTGAATCAAAGAACAACAGGTatattctcttctctctcagtttGCTATGTTACTGTCTCATTTTGCTGGCGAATATAACTCTTATTGTGACCATCATCTTGGATAAAAACCTCCAGGAACCAATGTATATTCTGCTGTGTGCATTTTGCATGAATGGACTTTATGGAACAACAGGTTTCTTCCCCAAGTTTCTGTGGGATCTGCTCTCTCCTGTTCATGTCATCTCTTACTCTGGATGTCTTCTTCAGGCTCAAGTACTGTACTCGTTTGCCTGCAGTGATGTCTCCATTCTTGCAGTAATGGCCTATGACAGATATTTGGCTATATGTCGACCACTGCAGTATCACTCTATCATGTCAAAGCAAAGTGTCATGAAGTTAGTGTGTTTCTCCTGGTTTACACCTTTCTGCATTCAAGGTGTGAATATTTGTCTAACATCAAGACTGAAGTTATGCAGCCCTTATATTGCCAGACTGTTTTGTGTGAATTGGATTATTGTTGCACTTGCTTGTTTCCCAGTTGAAACTATGGTTAACAGCATAGTTGCATATATAACAATTCTCATTTATGTATTTCATGGTGTATTTATAGTTTGGTCGTACATATATATCATTAGAACATGTGTAAATTCTATAGAAAACAGGGCAAAGTTCATGCAAACATGTGTGCCACATTTATTCTCTTTGATCACTTTTCTTTTCGCAATACTTTTTGATATCATGAATATACGTTTTGGTTTGAAAAAATTACCTCAACCCTTTAAAAACTTTGTTGCAATAGAATTTCTTGTCATACCTCCACTCATGAATCCTCTCATTTATGGTTTCAAATTGACAAAAATTCGGAACAGACTTCGAGAAAttgttactttaaaaaaaattaagtctTGATGTACGTTaagaaaacttaaaaccttGTTTGTattgcacatactttaaatatgCACCGCTGAACCATCTGTTAGTTTGAAGTTAGTTATATTTCtacctttttattttcagttgaaATGGTATTGATGCTTGTATAATATTCTTTATCCTGAAGGTTTACGGTGATGAATCTTGTGCCTGTTTTATTAAGTActattattaaatcattttgaatTCCCATTTTCTGTATGTGTATTTTAATGATTCACATTcatttatatatgaatataaatgtacCAAAGTTCTTCGTTGAGAAATGATGTTCCCTTTTCAGTAAATTTGTTATAAGGtaattttctgttctttttttttgttgagagaGATGAAAGTAGTCAATGTTCAAACTTTTCATTTAACACAGAGGTACCTGGTTAACCTTTCCGGTGAAAATGTTTGGATTGTGGGCAAAAAGCTCCATTCTTGAGTTTGTCCTGGCCTTCACCACGATACAGACAATTACAATAGAGTATTCATGCCTAATATACAGTAACACAATGGTAATAAAAGCTGTAACAATATCAGTTACATACAAATCCAAAGATTTTACTCCCAACGTTGATTATTCCCTGGGATTTAAAAACGGGGATGgaaataaatcataatttgAAAGCCAGATGAAGTAAGATGTGATATTTCATTGCAACTTAAATTCACTGTTCACTGTTCTGTTCTCCTAAGTCATTGTGATGGCTGCTAAGCATAACCATGGTGATGTTTATATAATTCCATTTTAATGACTTTAATAATCTGAATAATCAGAGAAATCTGTTGAATAAAGCACATGTTGCTCTTTGAATACATCCTATAACATTATACATATTCTGTATGAAAAACAGAATACATGTTCAGTGAAGatcataaactttatttatagtttTCATGCCGTTAGAGCCAGAATAATTTCAACAATAACATGTGTAAAACATTGTTGATCAGGAAATCAGATGCATTCACcatcatatttaaataaacactaTGGGGCTATAATCTCAGTTATTGAAGCTATCTGTCTGACACTGTAAAGGAGGGTAGACAAAGGATAAAGATGCATATTAAACTACATTAACTGGATTATCTCTGCTCTTTTGTTAATAACAGGACATTTTATCAAAGCTGACTTAGTTTTTTGTCATcatatcaataaaataaagtcaaCTTAGATGTTATTGAATTAAAAGTCAGCATATATAAAGGGGCATTCAggtacaatttacatttttatttaaaacccaGGAACAGACCAACACTTTTTCCTGCAGCTTGACACTTTTGCCCTTTGTTAAATCACATGGAATCTATCTTGGTCTTGGTCTTGGCGTTGATTTAAGTCTGAAGATTGGCAAACATATTTATAAGATACtatatttacaataaacacTGCTATGCATACGTTCCAAGCTCAAATAAATTCTCTCTATTTCGGTCATTCGGGAAAGAATTTCCTGTTTTCATATCCTCCCACGTTGATCACTGCAATTTGTTTGGTAGGCACTCGTTCTTGGTCATTTAACTCCAACTTGTAATAGATGTGAAAACTCCCATTCTTGCCTTCAGCCTCATACACATATAATATTGTCTCTACAGAAGAAATAGCAAAAAAATAAACGTCCGTCTCAAGTTGGGTTAAAAATTGACAATATTAGGAAGGTTTAGTTTATACTGGGCATGAAAGGTTCAGGTATGAGTTGGTGGacaaatatttagaaaaataagGTGGGGGTGAATCTCCAGGTGCTTTCAGGTGTTACCTTGTCTATTTTGTATCCAGTGGTGCTTACAGATTGACCACTGATTGGTTGGATTTAATTCCCAGCTTTAACCAcagatttttttcctttctcactCACTTGACTGTGTTATTGTTTCATTAAGCCGACAAATATTTCTCTTATTCTTTTATCATCTTGGATAAAAATCTCCATGAACCAAtgtatattttgttgtgtgCATTTTGCATgattgaaaaatacatttcctttCACAGTTATCTGGGTGATACAGGGATATGTCTCCCCCTGGAGGTGTATAAATACAGCACACTCACTAACCTCGAGATCTATTTTCCAGACGTCAAATCTTGAATGACTGCAAACTGAAATCCAGGTTTTCTTTGGAGCAGAGGAACAGACCAACATTATTTCTGACAATCCTTGGCCCTCACGGTCTGCTGTGTTGAAGTACATGCAGAAACTTGTGTCAtcagtgtattcatatttaaagattTGCAACATTTTGTTCAGAAACTTCAGTTTAGCTATACTCAGCTGTGTTTAATTCACCAAAAAGAACATCATTTTTCTCTAAATATTTTCACAACCAACAACAAGGACAAAGTGGAGAAGGCCACACATGGGATTAACCTGAAAATAAGTTTATTTAAGAAAAGTTAGTTTCAAGTCTCAAAGGTGTCATTTAGATGTGTATGACACCAGTGGCACAACATAAGGAAAATAAGGTATCCATGCTTTgggcttaactatccaataggatgtgaacacctacatgtaacagaGAGAGTGATATGTAATTCTAGCCAATCATGGATATCCTGTTGGAATAGGTGAcgcaagtagagggagataaatgttgatgctgtgggagacatcttcagacttggggggggctgacaattgctcatgatacactgtttgtatattgtttcatCCTCTGGTCTCCtcgatgcatcaagtctacattagaGTCTTCTGCgtgtcagct from Pleuronectes platessa chromosome 14, fPlePla1.1, whole genome shotgun sequence carries:
- the LOC128455518 gene encoding olfactory receptor 49-like; protein product: MTENASVVTLLTLTGLDFALKYKITLFLLTLLWYFIILLGNISIIVAIVVDKNLHEPMYIFLCNNCINALYGTLGFYPKFLLDLLSSHVISYAGCMLQGFVIHSSICCDFSILTLMAYDRYLAICQPLTYHSFMTKQRVTVFVFFSWLIPLFCMFMNTVTLLGLSLCGSHVKKIYCVNWMIFTLTCSPPAANIGVTYFNLLFYLAHFWFIIWTYVYLIRTCLRSTENWGRFMQTCLPHLISLATFTISVLLDILYMRFGSPSLSQDLSNFMAMEFLLIPPALNPFVYGFKLTKIRNKFVNLVYIKRKVSKCQPMDFHIKSELSETVT
- the LOC128455519 gene encoding olfactory receptor 2AT4-like translates to MMANVSVITIFYLSGLNDKANSRFILFFLSLLCYCFILLVNITLIVTIILDKNLHEPMYILLCAFCMNGLYGTTGFFPKFLWDLLAPVHVISYSGCLLQAQVLYSFACSDLFILAVMAYDRYVAICRPLQYHSIMSKQRLMKLVCFSWFTPFCIIGANICLTSRLKLCSPYIARLFCVNWLIVALACFQAETMVNSIVAYITILIYVFHGVFIVWSYIYIIRTCVNSIENRAKFMQTCVPHLFSLITFVFAILFDIMNIRFDLKKLPQPFKNFIAIEFLVIPPLMNPLIYGFKLTKIRNRLREIVTLKNKLSLGVH